A genomic segment from Aspergillus puulaauensis MK2 DNA, chromosome 1, nearly complete sequence encodes:
- the CRC1 gene encoding carnitine:acyl carnitine antiporter (COG:C;~EggNog:ENOG410PI0H;~InterPro:IPR018108,IPR023395;~PFAM:PF00153;~antiSMASH:Cluster_1.2), whose product MSSAESPTSDTVQESFKDTESKNVNQTAAQLRSFAAGGAGGVCAVVVGHPFDLVKVRMQTAAQGVYSGAIDVVKKTIAREGLARGLYAGVSAPLVGVTPMFAVSFWGYDLGKTLVSSVSEVKVHNNTPQYTIGQISGAGFFSAIPMTLITAPFERVKVLLQIQGQNPPPPGEKPKYSGGVDVVRQLYKEGGIRSVFRGSAMTLARDGPGSAAYFAAYEYIKRSLTPKDAEGNVTGDLSLPAVLAAGGAAGIAMWIPVFPVDTIKSRLQSAPGKPTIGGTIRAVYGNGGFKAFFPGFGPALARAVPANAATFAGVELAHNFMKKLFD is encoded by the exons ATGTCATCCGCCGAATCCCCCACGTCTGACACCGTCCAGGAGTCGTTCAAGGATACCGAATCCAAGAATGTTAACCAGACCGCTGCTCAGCTTCGCTCCTTCGCCGCTGGcggcgctggtggtgtctgTGCGGTTGTTGTCGGCCACCCCTTCGACCTGGTCAAGGTGCGGATGCAGACTGCTGCCCAGGGTGTCTACTCGGGCGCCATTGAtgtggtgaagaagactATCGCCCGCGAGGGTCTGGCTCGC GGTCTCTATGCTGGTGTTTCTGCTCCTCTGGTCGGCGTTACGCCCATGT TCGCCGTCAGCTTCTGG GGTTACGATCTAGGAAAAACGCTTGTCAGCAGCGTGTCTGAAGTCAAGGtccacaacaacaccccGCAGTACACAATTGGCCAGATTTCCGGTGCTGGATTCTTCTCCGCTATCCCCATGACTCTCATCACTGCTCCCTTCGAGCGCGTAAAGGTGTTGTTGCAGATCCAAGGGCAGAACCCCCCGCCACCTGGCGAGAAGCCCAAGTACTCCGGCGGTGTGGATGTCGTCCGACAGCTGTATAAGGAGGGAGGAATCCGTAGTGTGTTCCGTGGAAGCGCAATGACCCTGGCCCGTGACGGCCCCGGCTCGGCTGCCTACTTCGCTGCCTATGAATACATCAAGCGGTCGCTCACTCCCAAGGACGCGGAAGGCAACGTGACCGGTGATCTGTCGCTGCCAGCTGTTCTAgcggctggtggtgctgccgGTATTGCCATGTGGATTCCTGTTTTCCCTGTCGACACAATCAAGTCGCGTCTGCAGAGTGCACCGGGCAAGCCCACGATCGGTGGCACCATTCGTGCCGTCTACGGCAACGGTGGATTCAAAGCGTTCTTCCCCGGGTTTGGCCCAGCCTTGGCCCGTGCTGTCCCTGCGAACGCCGCCACATT TGCCGGTGTCGAGCTGGCTCACAATTTCATGAAGAAGCTATTCGACTAA
- a CDS encoding uncharacterized protein (InterPro:IPR024206,IPR009101;~PFAM:PF11410;~SECRETED:SignalP(1-17);~antiSMASH:Cluster_1.2) — translation MKLSWIAALAVVGTAIAVPAPGGPSTQLKPGAPCKKDGSLGICPSKVCIQKPDQDQGHCK, via the exons atgaagctctctTGGAtcgctgctctcgctgtCGTCGGCACTGCCATTGCCGTCCCTGCCCCTGGCGGACCCAGCACTCAG CTTAAACCCGGCGCGCCATGCAAGAAGGACGGAAGCCTTGGTATTTGCCCATCCAAGGTCTGCATC CAAAAACCcgaccaggaccagggccACTGCAAATAA